A genomic segment from Garra rufa chromosome 5, GarRuf1.0, whole genome shotgun sequence encodes:
- the abcb9 gene encoding ABC-type oligopeptide transporter ABCB9: MRVAVIISGSLVFTLVDVVVTTVLYVHGSNLDIFSDELEDFDIHRSTVDLWGTVLIRACLLLGASIGVFYNRSDGPRRVSNLGTLVSLICLTNMTYALAKLLMLSEEGALMYDPWFLSLFSWTCVSAVGIMISWNLLSKTPNSATEREDSEETERLVDGIETEDESSKKNGKSKKELPHSGATIGRLLSYCKKDSGLMSIAFFFLLLSAVCEAFIPYYTGRAIDGIVIQKSMDHFAKPLITLSALALVSSIATGFRGGVFSVTFARLNIRLRNLLFRSLMNQEIGFFDANHTGDITSRLTSDTTQVSDLISQNVNLFLRSFVKAVGIFIFMFGMSWKLSVVTIMGFPYIAVVSKLYGEYYKKLTKEVQTALAQANKVAEETISAMRTVQSFANEDQEGDSYYSRLQEMFVLNKKQAVAYACFMWSSYISELALQVAILFYGGHLVVTNQMSGGTLISFIIYELELGEALESISSVYTGLMQGVGAAEKVFEYIDRKPKHNHDGQESPETFEGQVEFKNVTFAYPTRPEMEILKNVSFSLRPGQVTALVGPSGGGKSSCVCLLENFYAPQQGQILVDGRPVNTYQHKYYHSKVALVSQEPVLFARTVQMNISYGVPEAPMEAVIRAAINANAHDFITGLSKGYETGVGEKGTQLSGGQKQRVAIARALIRNPRILILDEATSALDSESEYIVQQALNNLMREHTVLVIAHRLSTVERADNILVIDKGCVVEQGPHAELMSRGGLYWKLVQRQILGTEIDADVNNSVPAPPWELKGAEDSSDNECEARY, encoded by the exons ATGAGGGTTGCTGTGATTATTAGTGGCAGCCTGGTTTTTACTCTGGTGGATGTTGTGGTCACCACAGTCTTGTATGTTCATGGATCAAATCTTGATATATTTTCAGACGAGTTAGAGGACTTTGACATACACCGCTCAACAGTGGACTTGTGGGGAACAGTTCTCATACGGGCCTGTCTTCTTTTGGGGGCCTCCATCGGGGTGTTCTATAACAGGAGTGATGGCCCAAGAAGAGTTTCAAATCTGGGGACGCTGGTTTCTCTTATATGCCTTACCAACATGACTTATGCTCTTGCCAAGCTGTTGATGCTTTCTGAGGAGGGAGCTCTGATGTATGACCCCTGGTTCCTGAGTTTGTTCTCCTGGACTTGTGTATCAGCAGTAGGCATCATGATCTCATGGAATCTGCTGTCAAAGACACCCAATTCTGCAACTGAAAGAGAGGACAGCGAGGAGACGGAGAGGCTGGTGGATGGTATCGAGACGGAAGACGAGTCCAGTAAGAAGAACGGGAAATCAAAGAAAGAGCTTCCCCATTCAGGTGCCACAATCGGCCGTCTCTTGTCGTACTGTAAGAAGGACTCTGGTTTGATGTCCATTGCTTTCTTCTTTCTTCTGCTGTCTGCTGTGT GTGAAGCTTTTATACCTTATTACACGGGACGAGCAATAGATGGCATAGTTATCCAGAAAAGCATGGATCATTTTGCCAAACCATTGATTACTCTCAGTGCTTTGGCTTTGGTCAG ctccATAGCCACTGGGTTTCGTGGAGGAGTCTTTTCCGTTACATTTGCCAGGTTGAACATTCGACTTCGAAACCTTCTCTTCAGATCACTAATGAATCAAGAAATTGGGTTCTTCGATGCCAACCATACAG GGGACATTACCTCTAGACTTACCTCAGACACTACTCAGGTGAGCGACCTCATCTCACAAAATGTCAACCTGTTCCTGCGCAGCTTTGTGAAAGCTGTGGGCATCTTCATATTCATGTTTGGGATGTCATGGAAGCTCTCTGTAGTCACCATCATGGGCTTCCCATATATAGCTGTGGTCTCCAAGCTGTATGGAGAGTATTACAAG AAATTAACCAAAGAAGTTCAGACAGCACTGGCTCAGGCCAATAAAGTGGCTGAGGAAACAATATCAGCCATGAGAACAGTGCAAAGTTTTGCAAATGAGGATCAGGAGGGAGACTCGTACTACAGCAGACTGCAGGAGATGTTTGTTCTTAATAAGAAACAAGCAGTTGCTTATGCCTGCTTCATGTGGTCCAGCTAT ATCTCTGAGCTAGCTTTGCAAGTAGCAATCCTGTTTTATGGAGGCCACCTAGTGGTGACAAATCAGATGAGCGGAGGGACCCTTATTTCCTTTATCATTTATGAGCTGGAGCTTGGAGAGGCCCTGGAG AGTATATCATCAGTGTACACAGGTCTGATGCAAGGCGTTGGCGCTGCAGAGAAAGTGTTCGAATATATTGACAGGAAACCTAAACATAACCATGATGGTCAAGAATCTCCAGAGACATTCGAAGGGCAGGTGGAATTCAAGAATGTGACGTTTGCATATCCAACTCGGCCAGAGATGGAAATATTAAAG AATGTATCTTTCAGTCTTCGCCCGGGGCAAGTAACTGCACTGGTAGGGCCCTCAGGTGGTGGAAAAAGCTCTTGTGTGTGTTTGCTGGAGAACTTCTATGCCCCTCAGCAAGGCCAAATTCTTGTGGACGGCCGACCTGTGAACACCTATCAGCACAAATACTATCACTCTAAG gtAGCACTGGTGAGTCAGGAGCCTGTTCTATTTGCCCGCACTGTTCAGATGAATATATCCTATGGTGTACCTGAAGCTCCCATGGAGGCAGTCATCAGAGCTGCTATTAATGCCAATGCACATGACTTTATAACTGGGCTCTCCAAAGGCTATGAGACTG GAGTTGGAGAGAAGGGCACTCAGCTGTCTGGTGGGCAAAAACAGAGAGTTGCCATTGCTCGGGCTCTCATCAGAAACCCTCGCATTCTCATTTTAGATGAAGCCACAAGTGCACTGGATTCAGAAAGTGAATACATA GTTCAGCAGGCTCTGAACAACTTGATGCGAGAACACACGGTTTTAGTGATTGCCCACAGACTGAGCACAGTGGAGAGAGCAGACAACATCCTAGTGATCGACAAAGGCTGTGTGGTGGAGCAGGGCCCACATGCTGAACTCATGTCCAGAGGAGGCCTCTACTGGAAGCTGGTGCAGAGGCAGATCCTGGGGACTGAAATAGATGCAGATGTTAACAACTCAGTGCCAGCGCCACCATGGGAGCTGAAGGGTGCAGAGGACAGTAGCGACAATGAGTGTGAAGCACGCTACTAA